The nucleotide window GCCATAACTTTTCAATGGATGATGTAGGGCTTTCAATTTCGcatatgtattccttgtgacaaaatcttttcttttgataccaagattttttttaagtgATGACGTTTGAGAGTTTGATATACTTATAGTTAATCTAGAGTCTAGTTGTTGAAATGACTACCGGTAAGGCCAAGACAATGGTTTGGAGTTTTACAAAAGGAACAAGCAAATTCTGCTAAGTCATAGTTCATTATTTTGTGTGCTTAAACAATATGGGAAGTATCATCCGGAGACTATTTTAGCTCACTGGAAGGAATATCCGGAGAGCTACTGTCTCAGCATCGCACTTTAAGGGAAAAACCTTAATCTTGGCTGTATCTAATGAGTCAAGGGAGGTGGGGCTTTGATAGTCCTTGTGACCAGGCTTTTCATTTGGTACCAAGGCTTTTAATTTAGTGACCTTGGACTTCAACCtactttcaaaaactttaactgTATCTTTTGATTTGGgttaaggctttcatatttcacatgaagaTTTCTCATGACCTGTGTTTTCATTTGGAAGCATCTTTCAAAATCTCTAACCCTGGCTATATATTTGATCCATTACTTTGATATGGTCAAATGTTTAACAAACGCTTCTCCTCGTAAATTGTTGGACACATCCAATTTTACTGTGTCAAAGCATTCCTTTTGTAAAACTAAAATTCCGATGGATGAAGGACACCATtaacaataattgttttatgttATAAATACTAAAGTAAAAGTTAATGCACAGAAACTTTTCAGAATTGTCTGGATATAATTTGTCATTTGAAAGTGTTTCACCTTTCACCTGAATGTTTGAATTACATTGTAATTAACGTCGAGCAGTCAAGCTTCCCAGCAAGCTATATTGTCCTTCGACAACTATTGTTTAAAATGTACATGAGCAAGTGACTTTGTCCTTCTGATCTAAAACAGAAAATGAAGGgctattcccccccccccccccccgatacaTTTCTTGAGATGTTTCATCTCTCAAgtaggaatgctacaccagagaaatttgacatggatgaaaagtggaagatatgtacaatattttaaaattgaaaactttcagaatttactttatacatgtataggcaaaatatgcagttttagtagaaagcaatctgaatttttaaaaaaaaccctgctggacttgaacctgcAACCTACAGTTCAGTTGTCAACGTGGCAACCTAGTCAAtggtatttgaaatgaatagacaaatatggctgatatttatacatgtattttcatccatgttttgaaaggaaatcagccattatgacgatgtagagtacctcctaaAGCTCAGTTTGCACAAAATCTTTTCTGGAAACCTATGTGCCGATATCGATTCTTTGACCTAGAAAACGGTAGAGGTCATCCTCAACTCATGAATACTATTCACCGAAGTTTCATTGTCAAGTTTAGATTGTATGCGAGATATCATCTGGAAATCATTGCTTACAATACGATGTGGAAATTAAGATCTTAACCTAAAAACACTTCGAATTATCCTGCAGTGGACTCTAATGGAGTGTCATTTCTGAAATACTATTAGAGTTTTCATATGCTAACCAAAGTGTTACAAATGGACCTACATTAATATCCCTCggtttttatttacaatatccAGGCCCGTTTCTAAAACCACAAAAGTGTATGTGGTGTACTAGTAAATCTGTTCAAGCCAGGACTCTTGTGACTAGAATAAGGGCTTTATAAGTGAAATTTCTTCAGAGAATCTAAATATGCAGTGTAGAAGAAATATGTGACTGCTCAGGTGAGTGGTATGGCCTATGGGCCTTTCCGTTAATACGATCACAAAATCAGAACAAGTTTTAAGGCttttattataacaaatgtacaaaaattaaaCTGATTACTTCACAAAAAGCGCTGAATATCATTATTATCCATAGAGAAATTTCAATCTTTCCAGCTTCTCAAATCTATCTACTATAACACAAAACACTAAAAATAGGTACAGCAAACATGAAAGTTTAAGCCTGAAAGGCACATATAAACTTCATTTACAcagatgaaatacatgtaggtgaAGATAATGGGGAAATTGCACAGATGATCAAATCaagcaaaaaccatcaaaagcAGATTCAACCAGTCACTAGCTCCCATCACACAGTGTGCTCAGTCTGCATGAATCGCTAGAGAAATTGATTCATTTTCGGAACTTTTTTCATAATCATTAAAGTTTCTAGAATCCTATTAATCAAGTACATCAGATAGGATACTCTCACAGTCAGTGAAAATCTCCCTgagaaaataaatgataatcaGTAAACATAACTTTCTACAACAGCATTTTGTTTGGTCACTTTTGTTGAACAGTATTAAGTAATCTGGCCCcatgaccataaactgagaGACTTAAGTCAAAACTTAAGATACAGTATATAACTCTGATTCGCTAAAATCACACAAAtcttttgttgatattttgaatgGTATCTAAATTCTACTCTCAACATAATTTCATTGACTTGTGAATATCAATATCTTATGGATAAGATCTATTCCAGAAtttgattttaagtttattCTAAGTTTATGGTCACCAGAGTCCGCATTGTAGCAGTAGTCACCATGACTACCGCAAAAATAACTTAAGCACCAAGCCATGCTAACAGTTCGACTCACTTTCAAATCAATTTCACACTAATTTCAtccaaaaaaatcaaaaaaatccTGGCAAACATATAgacatgttttacaaaaatacaacaaaacatttttgtcgatgatggatagtaaaaaaaacacctttaagTACAGTAGACACGTACATTCTGATGGCAAGTTGTTCACTGTATAATGTGTTTCACGACTTACAGAAATATTGATAATTAATTAAACATCTCATTAAGACTGCAGATCAGTATCAATTAATACCTGatgatttcatttcattttctaaaacttgtatTTTGCAAAACTCCTAGTGAGTTACAGTAGAGTGTTTGATTTGTATGTGAAATGCACAAGGACACATTCCTCGATATTGGTACAATGTCATGTGATGAAACTTTGATGGGatatatttttcattctatATACACGCATACTGTAATGTACATACTTGTGCACATTACCACCTGACACACAAATGCCGCTTTCCTTGCAGTATATTGCACAGATATCAGTTCCTTCGACCTCGACGTTTAATGGCAGCAGTACACTGCGGACAAAACCATTTTCCTTTCGGAGCCTGTGTCAGGCCAACACAACCATAGTGAAACCACTCAATTGGACACTGAAAAGAaagtgaaaaatatttaaaagaggGGCCAACAAAGACACAATGTTTAGCCAGGTCTCCAAAAGAGTCTAGCCAAATAGTAAAATGTTTACCTAGTTCAAAATATCACTGTGAAATTTGAGATGTGCAAAACTTTCAGGATATATATGAATACCATCCAGTCAATTAACATTTCTTATTATGTTAGTTTTGGTGTTTTATAATGTTATTCATGTTTTAGTCATGCCATTCAGATACAGTCCCATTCTAAATATTATCATATCCACCCAAAACTTTTTGTCACACAATAATTTCTTAATACTCACATCGTCATTGTCACATCCGACCATGTCGCCATAAGACACCTGATTACACAGGCAGTATCGGGGTTCATTGGGGTCATTCTGCCAGTCTACCGGTTGACCGTTCTCGTCTACAATCTGAAGGTCATTGGTAGCGTCTTCCACCATGGGAGATGCCACTTGGGCAGGCAGTGGAGTCTGTGGCGTAGTGGGCTGAGTGAGAGTGAGGGATGGAATGGATGAGGCGGCAAGCTGGTTCTGTGCTTCTCGGATCAAAGTGTTGGCTTTGGAGGTTGCTCTGAATAATAACATTACAAACAACAGTTAAAACCAGAACAAAGGGCATGCCGATTTCTATTGTTAGAAATATAAAGTTCTATTGTTAGAAATATAAAGCCAAATTTTACTTAGAAGTTGGGCTATAGTCGCTATACTACTAGATTACTTATGGCGAGACTGTACTCAATTGAGAAAAATCATGTACGTTTGACTAAAAATAGGCAGAAAATTGTTGACTCTGAGGTGAAGGTGTAACTTTTTGGAGTGTGGAACTTTTGGTCTTATTTCTTAAACTGAGATGGGGGTGGCTTACTTCTTGAAGCATGGAACTTTTGGTATTTTAGAATGTGGAACTTTTGGTATTTCCAAcactgaggggggggggggggggggggggggggggggggtaacttaCATTTTGGAGCGAGGAACTTTTGGTGTTATTTCTGACTGATGGGGGGGGTGTAATATACTTTTTGGAGCGAGGAACTTTTGGTATTATTTCTGACACTAATGTGTAGAGTGCAACTTACTTTTTGGAGCGAGGAACTTTTGGTGTTATTTCTGACTGATGTGGGGGGTGTAATATACTTTTTGGAGCGAGGAACTTTTGGTATTATTTCTGACAATAATGTGTAGAGTGTAACTTACTTTTTGGAGCGAGGAACTTTTGGTATTATTTCTGATACTGAAGTGGGGGGTGTAACTTACTTTCTGGAGCGAGGAACTTTTGGTGTTATTTCTGATACTAATGTGTAGAGTGTAACTTACTTTTTGGAGCGAGGAACTTTTGGTGTTATTTCTGACACCGAGGTGGGGGTAGAAGGCTGGGAGCTATAGGTGTACTCCTTTGCTATGCTGGGCAGCTCTTTAGTCAGATCTTTGGCCATGGCTACATAACTGGCCTTCATACTTGGCGTACGTCTTCCCTGTTGGCCCATCTGTTGAGAGGAGAATGATACATTTAAATAAttatgaacaagaggcccatgggccttcaaggtcacctgagtttcaCAGGATGGATACAACATGTAACTGAAATTCTTAATATCCTAACATCTGATAATGCATGATTGcatctttttaaattatgaGAACTAGAAGTTTTCTGTGATCAAGACGGATGCTTATTTCTTCTGGCATAGTTTTCTCCATTACAAGATTATGACCCGGAGAAATATATTCAACTGAATGAGCTTCTGTCTTTCCAATAAAAACTTTTGACCTTAACAAATAATTCTTATCATTTTATCAGAGTACTACCATGACCTTGGATCAAGGTTACAACTAGCTTTTCTTTTACTCTTGACCTTCACCAAATGTGTAGTTTAAGATCCGGATGCACTACTAAAACACAAGCTatctttgtgtcaagtttgaaCTTCCAATATTTCTATCATGAAATTGTGGCCTCAAGAGTTCTTTTCTTAAGTTATCCTAAGTAGTTTTGACTTTTAGATGCCTTTATTTCAGGGCCTTGTTGTAATGTGAAGAGGTAAAGAAtggttcttttttaaaattttaatacattttcactatttggTCCTTATAGCCCTACCCTTGAGCCTGACCCAACCATGAATTTCAGTTTTGTGCAAAATTTTCGTGCTAAAAAGTGgggaaataaaacaaagattGCACCATTTTAAAACGGTTTTTCACCATCCCATTTGGTCCTTATAGCCCCATTCCTAGAGTTTGAGCCCCTGATCCATGAATTTAACATTTTATGTCATACTgttatttaatttcatttaattgtgttttattgttgcattcttCATCTCTACCcttgtaaagcaccttagagtaatttgttttacataaggcgctatataaatattatttattattatcactATTACATAAATTCACTATGCACCTTGTTAGTTTATTAGATGGTCATgattaaagaagaaattaaacatttattGCAGTTTCATTGCATGATCCATGGAGTTCTGCTATGGAGCGTGACCCAGGGGCCATTCAAATCACAATCTCGGTAAAGACTTTCATGCTTATTATGACTATGGACTTAATAGATTTCCTAAATGTTTGTGATAAAAAAGAAGATAATTAAACAATGCATTTCCTTTATATGATTCACACAGCCCCACTCTTGGGGATGGGCCTTCACAATTTTATCAGAGGCTTTCATGTTTAGTAATACAATACCACATGCCTGGAAGGGAAAaagaagttaatttttttttttaataattaattACTATACATTTTCAGTCTTACTACCTTTAGGGTCCCAGAGGGTCAGGGACATCAAAATTCACACACACTACCTCAAAGGATCTTACACAGAAGTTTGAGTGAAAATTGGCTCAATTTCTGAGAAGTAGAATAGGACCATATTAAGTTAACATAAAATGGGAACAAATATCATTAGGTCACACGAGTGACTCAGGTGGCCTAGAAATGTTCAAAAGATTACAGTGAATGATGCACAATGAACAGGCACAAATGGCAACAGTTGAACTAGAGAATTGAATCTTTGCATTGTGCATTTTGATGTTTCATTTAATTTCACTTAGATTTTAGGGAATTGTATAGATATAATTAAAGAATTCCTTTCCTCTGGATTTAGTTTTTTCTGCAGATGGCATTGATTGAAAGAAACTCTCACAAagaacatacacacacacatgtcgCCTGACTGAAGCCCGAGGTACAGGCACCCCTTATTTGCAAAGTCACGGACCAGGATAAATTTTTTATGACAGACAGATCGTTGGATAGACGACCAAAAATTTTAATATCCCCCAGCAGGGAACAACAATACATAGATGAACATCTAGAACTGAAAATGATTATTAGTAACAATGAAAATCTCTGGTGGactgaccacttaatgaaatgcttATGACTTGATGAGCTACCTGAATCTGTTTAGGCTGTTGCATTCTTACCACTTGTTGTGTTGCTGCTATAGCTTGGGACGCTGCAGCTGCGATTGCTGCGTTGCTTCCTGCTCCCATGTGACCTGAAATTAGAACAAATCTTAAACCTCTACAACATACAGTGTAGCTGCACATGAAATCTGTCAAAATTCAGAGCAAAACATTCAACCTTATttgtctatttttttttttttttaacaatctaGCTCCTGATCAGTATTGACTAGATCGGAAATCGAAATCAGAGCATCAACAATTTTTGCGatgaattataaataataataatttcctTATAGATTTATGTCATAACATACACTAGTATTATTTTACTGAATTATAAAAGTAATACTACATAAAGGTAATTGCTTATTTCACTGAATTATAAAAGTAATACTACATAAAAGTAATTGCTTATTTCACTGAATTATAAAAGTAATACTACATAAAAGTAATTGCTTATTTCACTGAATTATAAAAGTAATACTACATAAAGGTAATTGCTTATTTCACTGAATTATAAAAGTAATACTACATAAAGGTAATTGCTTATTTCagtaaaaagtttgaaaaaaaagagagagttgTTGCTGTTATTCACTTTCATTTCAGTCATTGTCATAATTTTTGCCTAgataaacatgtattatgaagaaAAACCAAGTCTCACATGCTCTCTGTTGATGTGTTATAAAAAGTTTTCAAGTATCATTTGTGCTTTATAGGACCTATAAATTCATTctatttgtttgaaatttagacATTAGGTATAATTTTCAAGGTTTTAGCATTGGAGATCAACATGGTTTCTCTAGTTCTTATGCTCCTGAAATGAAGACAAATACTTCCATATTGTAGAGGGTTGGACACTGGGGGCTTTAAAATGGAAGACATCAGAATATTGACCAAGTAACCATTGCCATTCCTAATTTTAGCAactgtctgtacatgtatgttaaaacTGCTTTCGCCAAACTACAAAACTGTATtagattgtaaaaaaaaaaaacccatcctGGTTTCTACCTAAACTGTAACTAATGGACTGTGTAGATGTAGAATTAAACATGGACAAGGCCGGGGAATTGGACCCTGAACTGGACTGTCGGCGAGTTTGATTGATGGTCTCTCTGGCAGCCTCATTAGCAATGGTGGACAGGACTTTCTCTGTGGCCATTCGCTTCTCTGTGTGGTTGGTAACTTGTGACTGTGAATGCAGTAATTTTCGCTCTGTGGAAGAAATTAAATCTCTTACAATAAAACTGTCTTCATTTTCTACATTTCCTTTGGAAGTTTGTTACCTACACTGTATGGGAACAAACATGGCTATAAAAATGAATATAGAAAGGGGATTTTTTTGGCAACTTAGGAGTTCTAGACAAGATTTCTTACCGTATATATTCGCCTATAAGTCAGTTCGTCTATAAGTCAgttgtatagtttttaggttattttagaggaattgccattgacccatttataagtcggtctaacttttttcaagaatcggttgacaatttcaaatcaatgctctaatgtttttacctgtgtttcaaataatatttttagaaaagcaccgatatttgatattttctccCCAAGAAATCAATTTCATCTACTCTTATGTATTTATCTACGTTCCAATGTTTGAGGATATGGCatcgatatttcactttttattctcaacaaaaacactttctattttgtttatttcacccatgttttttgttgtttaaaaatactaggctatacattacgccatccagaaaaatatttatcttcttacactcctataagtcggatgtagagttttggaccaaaatttaagTCCCAAAAAATCCAACTTATAgacgagtatatacggtaggtCAATGAGAATTGATACTTTTAAGAATTTTCACCTTTTAAAACTTGTGTGTTTATCTGCCTTTATATTGTACAATGAAGAAATCTGACTTACTTTCACCTCTGTTGCTGCCAAGTGAAGGTGGTTTATCTAACTCAAGAGACCCTATCAACATAAAAAACAGAGAGATATTAATATGATGCTATAACGATGAAATCTCATTTTTTATTCATAACAGGTAGTTTGCACTTTTACAGATCCCATATTTTCCACATCTTTGGTTTTAAGAATAATCActgaatatttaaagtattgtAACTGAAAATAATGTTCTCTCAGAAGACAACTGCCTGATGCCTGTAACTTGTACATGAAGTAGAAAAATTGGCTTGAGCACAAAATTCATACAATACCTATTGTATGCAATACCTATCGTGTACTTTGTCCatacatttgaaaaattaattaaatatcaTTTAGACATACGTTTTTCTAACACCTCTGTAATGCCTGCATTATCAGCTTCCAGCTCCATTTTGAATTTGGATAACTCCTGATCAAGTTTCCGTAAATGTCTGTCAACCTGATAAAAAATTCATAACATGAAAAATAGAACAGATTATagcacccccccacccccccacaaTATAACACATTATAGCATTTTCCCCAGTCTTTGTAATGTTTATATCAAATGAATCTTGCAAGATTCACTGCATGTGAATAATTAatacaattaaaataaaaacctttgatttaatTACTTAAACTGTTATAAGGTAAAACTCAATCAATTAGTATGGATAAAGACACAGTGAATTTCTGGATATAGCTTTTTCTGAGATTCATGGCAACATTCTTTCTATTTCGAAATAAGAAATCAG belongs to Ostrea edulis chromosome 7, xbOstEdul1.1, whole genome shotgun sequence and includes:
- the LOC125654427 gene encoding inhibitor of growth protein 3-like isoform X2, which codes for MLYLEDYLEMIENLPMEMRERLTEMREMDLQVQNALDNLDERVKNFFKKCTQPNMKMEWKDEQFKLIKQEYYKTLEDADEKVQLANHIYDLVDRHLRKLDQELSKFKMELEADNAGITEVLEKRSLELDKPPSLGSNRGEKRKLLHSQSQVTNHTEKRMATEKVLSTIANEAARETINQTRRQSSSGSNSPALSMFNSTSTQSISYSLGHMGAGSNAAIAAAASQAIAATQQVMGQQGRRTPSMKASYVAMAKDLTKELPSIAKEYTYSSQPSTPTSVSEITPKVPRSKKATSKANTLIREAQNQLAASSIPSLTLTQPTTPQTPLPAQVASPMVEDATNDLQIVDENGQPVDWQNDPNEPRYCLCNQVSYGDMVGCDNDDCPIEWFHYGCVGLTQAPKGKWFCPQCTAAIKRRGRRN
- the LOC125654427 gene encoding inhibitor of growth protein 3-like isoform X1; translated protein: MLYLEDYLEMIENLPMEMRERLTEMREMDLQVQNALDNLDERVKNFFKKCTQPNMKMEWKDEQFKLIKQEYYKTLEDADEKVQLANHIYDLVDRHLRKLDQELSKFKMELEADNAGITEVLEKRSLELDKPPSLGSNRGEKRKLLHSQSQVTNHTEKRMATEKVLSTIANEAARETINQTRRQSSSGSNSPALSMFNSTSTQSISYSLGHMGAGSNAAIAAAASQAIAATQQVVRMQQPKQIQMGQQGRRTPSMKASYVAMAKDLTKELPSIAKEYTYSSQPSTPTSVSEITPKVPRSKKATSKANTLIREAQNQLAASSIPSLTLTQPTTPQTPLPAQVASPMVEDATNDLQIVDENGQPVDWQNDPNEPRYCLCNQVSYGDMVGCDNDDCPIEWFHYGCVGLTQAPKGKWFCPQCTAAIKRRGRRN